CGACTTCAAAAGAACGAAGTTTGGTGTTCCTGCAACTGTAAAAGCCATTGAGTACGATCCAAACAGAACGGCTCGTATCGCATTGCTTTACTATGCAGATGGTGAAAAAACCTACATCATTGCTCCAGCTGGTTTGGCAGTGGACGCAACAGTAGTATCAGGACCGGGAGTAGCTCCAGAAGTGGGTAACGCTCTTCCTTTATCTGATATTCCTCTAGGTACCATTGTACACAACATTGAGTTAACTCCAGGTAATGGCGGTATCATGGCAAGAAGTGCAGGATCTTATGCGCAGCTTGTAGCAAGAGAAGGCCGTTACGCTACCTTGAAGTTACCATCAGGTGAAATGAGAATGGTTCTGGTTAACTGTATGGCTACTGTAGGATCAGTATCCAATGCAGACCACATGAATGTGAAGTTAGGCAAAGCCGGACGTAGCAGATGGATGGGTATCAGACCACGTGTAAGAGGTGTTGCTATGAACCCTGTCGATCACCCAATGGGTGGTGGTGAAGGTAAGTCATCAGGTGGTCACCCACGTTCACGTAATGGCTTGTACGCCAAAGGTCAGAAGACCAGAAACAAAAATAAATACTCAGAGAACCTGATCGTTAATAGAAGGAAAAAATAAGTAATGGCAAGATCATTAAAAAAAGGGCCTTATATTGACTTTAGGCTCGATAAGAAAGTCCAGGCAATGGACGAATCTGGTAAGAAAGCGGTAATCAAAACTTGGTCTCGCCGCTCTATGATTTCTCCAGACTTCGTAGGTCATACATTTGCTGTGCATAACGGGAATAAATTCATTCCTGTGTATGTAACTGAAAACATGGTAGGTCACAAGTTAGGCGAGTTTGCTCCAACCAGAAACTTTAGAGGCCATATTGCTAAAAAGGATAAAGGTAAGAGATAATGGAAGCGGTAGCTAAACTAAATAATGTACCAAGCTCACCTCGTAAGATGAGATTGGTAGCGAACTTGATTCGTGGTAAAAGTGTTACACGCGCTCTTGGCTTACTTAAGTTTGAAGCCAACGCAGGTGCACCTAAGCTAGAGAAGCTTTTATTGTCTGCTTTGTCTAACTGGCAGCAAGTCAATGGAGATGCTCGGATTGAAGATGCCAATCTTTTTATCAAAGAGATCAAAGTTGATGAAGGCAAGATGTTGAAGCGTCTTCGTCCTGCTCCTCAAGGTAGAGGTCACAGGATCAGAAAAAGATCAAATCATGTAACGCTTGTGATTGATTCAAAACCAGAAGTGGAAGCAGTTGAATCATCCGAATCTAACAAAGCCAAATAGTTAAAATGGGACAAAAAGTTAATCCAGTTGGCCTAAGACTAGGTATCGTTAAAGGCTGGGACTCTAATTGGTACGGAGGAAAGGATTTCGCTGACAAACTTATTGAAGACGAAAAAATCCGTAAATATATTCTTGCCCGCATTCCAAAGGGTGGTATCTCAAAGATTATCATTGAGCGCACCCTTAAAAGAATCACCATTACTATCAACACGGCTCGTCCAGGTGTAGTTATTGGTAAAGGCGGTCAGGAAGTTGACAAAATCAAAGAAGAGCTGAAGAAAATCACCAGCAAAGATGTTCAAATCAATATCTTTGAAATTAAACGTCCAGAATTGGATGCTAAATTGGTAGGTGAGTCTGTAGCTCAACAACTTCAGGCACGTATCTCTTTCAGAAGAGCCATGAAGCAAGCCATTGCTTCTGCATTGAGAGTAGGTGCTGAGGGTATCAAAATTCAAGTTTCAGGCCGTTTAGGTGGTGCTGAAATGGCACGTACTGAGCATTACAAAGAAGGCCGTACTCCACTTCATACATTAAGAGCAGACATTGATTATGCTTTGTCAGAAGCTCAGACTGTATATGGTAAACTGGGGATCAAAGTTTGGATCTTCAAAGGAGAGGTTTTCGGAAAGCGTGACTTGTCTCCAAACGCTGGTCAGCAGAGCGGTGGACCTTCTTCAGGAGGCCCTCGCAACGATCGGAATGAAAGAGGTGGCAATGACCGTCGTGACGGTCGCAACAAGCGCCCTGATGCAAATCAGAAGCGTGGAGGTGCAAAGCGCAAGTAGTTGTTCAACCATTTTAGGTTAATTAAAAATGTTACAACCAAAACGGACTAAATATAGAAAGATGCAAAAAGGCCGTGTCCGCGGTCTGGCCCAAAGAGGAAGTACAATTTCTTTTGGATCATTTGCTATCAAGTCGCTAGAAGCCTCTTGGATTACTAGCCGTCAAATTGAAGCTGCGCGTATTGCAATGACGCGTGCCATGAAACGGGAAGGCCAAGTATGGATTCGCATTTTCCCAGACAAGCCTATCACCAAGAAGCCTGCAGAGGTTCGTATGGGTAAGGGTAAAGGATCTCCAGAGTATTGGGTAGCCGTGGTTAAGCCTGGTACCATTATGTTTGAATCTGATGGTGTTCCACTAGAAGTAGCGCAGGAATCTCTTCGTTTAGCTGCTCAAAAGTTGCCTGTCAGAACTAAGTTTGTTGTACGTAGAGATTACGTTGAGAAATAATCATGAAGCAGTCTGATATTAAGGCTTTCTCACTTACAGAAGTGAAGGAGCAACTTGCAGCAGAGAGAAACAACCTGGAGAACTTGAAGTTCGCCCATGCTATTTCTCCGTTGGAAAACCCAAGCAGAATTAAGCACACAAGAAAAACCATCGCCAGACTAGAGACTCAATTGCGGTCTCTAGAACTCAATGGCTAATTTAGAGATCCATGGAGACTAGAAATTTAAGAAAAGAGAGAACTGGACGCGTGGTAAGCAACAAGATGGACAAGTCCATCACCGTTGTGGTTGAAAGCAAGATGAAACACCCGATTTACGGTAAATTCTTGTCGAAGTCCAAAAAGTTCATGGCGCATGATGAAAATAATGAGTGCGGTATCG
The nucleotide sequence above comes from Nibribacter ruber. Encoded proteins:
- the rplB gene encoding 50S ribosomal protein L2, with protein sequence MALRKLRPTTPGQRFRIAPAFTEITKSEPEKSLLASKKKSGGRNNAGRMTMRYIGGGHKKRFRIIDFKRTKFGVPATVKAIEYDPNRTARIALLYYADGEKTYIIAPAGLAVDATVVSGPGVAPEVGNALPLSDIPLGTIVHNIELTPGNGGIMARSAGSYAQLVAREGRYATLKLPSGEMRMVLVNCMATVGSVSNADHMNVKLGKAGRSRWMGIRPRVRGVAMNPVDHPMGGGEGKSSGGHPRSRNGLYAKGQKTRNKNKYSENLIVNRRKK
- the rpsS gene encoding 30S ribosomal protein S19, translating into MARSLKKGPYIDFRLDKKVQAMDESGKKAVIKTWSRRSMISPDFVGHTFAVHNGNKFIPVYVTENMVGHKLGEFAPTRNFRGHIAKKDKGKR
- the rplV gene encoding 50S ribosomal protein L22, translating into MEAVAKLNNVPSSPRKMRLVANLIRGKSVTRALGLLKFEANAGAPKLEKLLLSALSNWQQVNGDARIEDANLFIKEIKVDEGKMLKRLRPAPQGRGHRIRKRSNHVTLVIDSKPEVEAVESSESNKAK
- the rpsC gene encoding 30S ribosomal protein S3, which translates into the protein MGQKVNPVGLRLGIVKGWDSNWYGGKDFADKLIEDEKIRKYILARIPKGGISKIIIERTLKRITITINTARPGVVIGKGGQEVDKIKEELKKITSKDVQINIFEIKRPELDAKLVGESVAQQLQARISFRRAMKQAIASALRVGAEGIKIQVSGRLGGAEMARTEHYKEGRTPLHTLRADIDYALSEAQTVYGKLGIKVWIFKGEVFGKRDLSPNAGQQSGGPSSGGPRNDRNERGGNDRRDGRNKRPDANQKRGGAKRK
- the rplP gene encoding 50S ribosomal protein L16 translates to MLQPKRTKYRKMQKGRVRGLAQRGSTISFGSFAIKSLEASWITSRQIEAARIAMTRAMKREGQVWIRIFPDKPITKKPAEVRMGKGKGSPEYWVAVVKPGTIMFESDGVPLEVAQESLRLAAQKLPVRTKFVVRRDYVEK
- the rpmC gene encoding 50S ribosomal protein L29, translating into MKQSDIKAFSLTEVKEQLAAERNNLENLKFAHAISPLENPSRIKHTRKTIARLETQLRSLELNG
- the rpsQ gene encoding 30S ribosomal protein S17; its protein translation is METRNLRKERTGRVVSNKMDKSITVVVESKMKHPIYGKFLSKSKKFMAHDENNECGIGDTVTIMETRPISKNKCWRLVEIVERAK